The Salmo salar chromosome ssa04, Ssal_v3.1, whole genome shotgun sequence genomic sequence ACGCCAAGACCGTATGGCTACACCGGGCTAGACATGACGACACAGTATGTGGACATATATACGTACTTACGTGTGTGCAAACATTTTCACATAAACCTCATAGACAAAACCAAACATTACCCTAACATCATGATATGATTCTTCAAATGTCCTATAAAGATAAAATATGGCTTATAGTGTTATTCTCTGATGTTTTTGTTTTTAGACAGACGCACGGTATGATAATTTTTCATGTATCATTTTTTCCAACCAACCTAAAACAGGTGAAGCGaggaatgttttttattttattttaatttccgGTGCTAACTCTCCGCTGCTGCGGTGGGGGCAGAAAAGTAATCTAAAACTCTCACCTAGAAGATACCGTAACAACCTAATGTAACTCCAACAACGTTGTTGCTCGGCTACTTCTTCAGCATGTCTTGGAGAGGACCAGGGAGGTATTTCATGACCGTGTCCATGATGCTTTCCTCTTCGTCATCATCGTCTCCGCAGCCCTTGGGCACGGAAGATTTGGGACGGGTCAGACTGCCCTCTGCAGACTGCTCCATAGCAGCCTGGGCCTCGGCCTCAGCCTCCTCCCTCTTCTTAATTCCGTACTGGGAAAACAACATGATACTAGCATTATAATAACGTTAATATTATTGTGTCAGACTGACCTCAGGAGAAAACGGAGGGCAACGTTATAATAACATTAACCCCCGAAAAAATACACTTCTTTTGAACGCCACGTGgttgggagggaggtggggagtgataCAGGAATCGTCTCCCTCTTTTAATGACATAATACGTTTGTTAAGTCGGTGATCGTCGTTGGTCACTGCCTTTCAAAGTGTGTTTCATTATGGTTATGAAAATGTACTGACTTGCGACTAGATGTCGAttgcatgaactttacaaaaaatatttgatcaaagGCGGTGGCGTGTATTAacggatgccaagggaagccaggtgtCCCCAAATATTTCACCAATAAGAAAAAGGTCAttataaaataatacattttttgtcTCTGTGTTTTCATCATTTTCTGTCAATTCGTAAATTGCTGAATCTCACCGGAGAAATCAGCCCTAGGGAGGGAAACAGCGCCCATCTGTCTCAGTACGTGTATTCCATGTATCTGATACTGTCTGGACCAAAATAGTATAAGGTGTTGTCACtgtagcatttgattgattgatgccagcaagcatttggccacCGTTGATCAAACAATTATAAAATTATTAGCCAATCAACATTGTTATCCTGGTGCAGCGAAACACCCTGcaagggaggccagtttggatttggcttcagaccaatcaaaAAACACAATTTTCAGAAAAAggtgtctgtttctagtctgctggtgttgatgtcctgcagtagctagcttgctaaattggccctttcctaagccatggatggagataattCTCTGTTCAGGCCAATAATTATGAAGGCGATTCAAATCTAACCATAAATTAATGTTGTACCACTGGCCTGAGACGATTGAAGGTCAGTATGTAGTCTAGATGTAGCCTAGTAGTctcacgttaactagctagctaacttagctggttcattgttgcccatgcAAGGAAGTCAGGCTAGCAAGAATTTTAGCTATGTAGCCgatgacaacaaaaactaaaagcgtgCTGTATGACAGAGAGGATGATGGCATTGGTGTTCAACTAGTCTACAAGAAGGGTGAGTAATGAAAAAAAAGGGTTTTAtttgtgcacgcacacacagacacacacagaaatcagtaccatggacagccacatgatgTTGTTTAAATTGAAATGGTGCTGGGATAGCTGTGttcctgttgtctttgtgctgacttgctgtaactctgtggttctaaatcagtacTTGTTTAGTAAACTGTCAAACATGAACTTGCTTGACCACGCTGCAGGAGATAACTGTTTGTatgcaatatttgctttgtgggCTTCACTGGACAGATTTTTTGATGAAACAAACGTatgtgtagttgaatttattccACCACTGTGTGActtgtctttttgttgtcacgACCTTATTGTATATCACGGTGGCGTATGATCgaatgggttatagagcaaacaacgcaattatcacatcTGTTGTAATATGTTTTCTTTTACCTGCTTGGCTTCCTCAGCTACTGGTAAAAGCTCATGCAGTTTTTTATGaagtcaccttctcaccaactccaccatgcagccatcacctgcattgtgggaggcactatttgtcaaccaatcattagggtgtttttgtttAACCCGCGTGAACGTGGCCCAAAATTTGACTGAAACCGGAACACACTTTGCCAGGATTCTAAAGCAACAGGGGATACAAATGAAAGGGATATTTGAGACCTCTCTCTAACCAATGAATTGTACAAACATTAGGTtttcagtgtgcgtgtgtgtgatatGGAGGTGTATTATTTCGACATTTATACTgatttaaaaaatttaaaaataaaaatcaataGCAACAATGTTGACACTGCAATGTTGATCTTTCCCTTGCAGTTGGAAAACCACCACAGTTGTCCGACTTTCGGCTGTCGCAGATGCACCTCCCCCGACTTGACTCACCGACTTTTGTCTACAGCCGGCTTCGTTAGGCTTACCGCACGAACACACCCATTCTGTTCTAATGCTGTAATGCTGCCTCACGTTACTTGGGTCTGTGACCTCAATGCTGATTGCATGTTAGCTGTAATTCAATCAAAATCACTCACTGGAACTGGCCTCTGGGGTTGGACCAGAATAACATTCTTTGTGCACTCACTGTGCTAGGAGAATGCGTGGCATGTCATCttgtgcaacaacaacaacaaaaaactcaaAATGGAAAAGATGTATTAAAAACTCGCTCTCTTACTGTGCAAGCAGAATGGTGTTTTTGGACATCGCCTGCAAATCCGCCGAACGTTTTTGAATGAACTACTGGGAGGGGAGTGCAGGCTTTCGTTCCAACCCTGCAGTAACCCACCTGATTCAGCTAGGCAAGGTCCAGACTGAAGACCTTGATTATTTGATTTCGGTGTATTACTGTACCAAACTGCACACCCGGAGGAACCCTGGATAAGGTTTATTCCGGGGCTATATATTACAGGAAATTGAGGATATGATTCAATACCAAATGTGGTGTGAGCCATTGTTGCACGGTAGACCTACGTAATAACATGTTACAAAAATCTATTTTCTAACTTGAATAACAGAAACATGGAGATGTGATGTCACCCACTCTGTTGGAAGTAAGAGAGAGTtttgtgcgtgtgtggtgtgtgtgacagagagggcGAACACACAAATCTGTGCTAATTAATGCGTCTCTCAGAACAGAAACCCAACTCTCCTTCCTCTGACATATTGTGCACAGCTGTTACTAGCGCCCTTGTGCTTTTTGGTTTATTTTTAGGATCTGTCAAAAAAAAGATACATTTTTGTTATTCCTTCCAAAAACAGAGCTGTTACAACtcttctcctctgcctctcccactcttagaaaaaaaaggtgccatctaggttctttggctgtccccataggggaacACTTTAAAGAACCCTtcttggtttcaggtagaaccctttaggttctaggtagaaccatcttgagttccatgtagaaccctttccacagagggttctacacggaacccaaaagagttctacgtggaaccaaaaagggttctatcgggacaaccaaagaacccttttggagccctttttctaagagtgtagggcaGTGCTACCAAGCAGACATCAACCTTGATATTATAGTCCATTGAGAGAATTCAGGGGAGAGCGCGACCTTcaggatgagggagaggagagagaggtgagatggGGAAGGATGGAGGATAGGGGGGAGGGGGCTGGAAGGCTGAGGTCATCCTGTCTTTGGCTGCCTCTGCCGTTCTGCTTTTCAGAGTCTCTATTCCCTAGCTGTTATCTTCCTGCACTGTGGTGGCTAGTGGTTACATAGCAACCTCCACTAGCAACCATGCAGCAGCAGTGCATTAGGCAGCTAAGGAGGAGCACCGCTTTAAACACACTGCATCATGGGAAATGTAGTCCGTCCGGTGGCCTGAGATGAGTAAACATTATTTTACAATAGTTTCTCTTCTCTTTCATTTAAAAATGAGCTTCAATTTTTGCTGAGCGCCTCGAGCGAGCCATGTCGTGTAtgaaacttttttttaaagtgaAAACAATCTGTGCTAAACTTCCCAAAAAACGGGGGGCCGTGCCATGAAAAGGGAAAATGGTTTCGTTGGCGGGCAGCCAAAAAACAAAGTCTTAGAAGAACGCATCTTCCAGTGTCCTCCCGATGCTGTCAGGCGTGTGAACAGTGGCCTCGACTGCAGCTCCATTAGCTGACCCCTGCTCTCACTGGGGCCTCTGCCAGTGTGGAAACAGGATAGCAGCTCTATACCATCAGGCCAAACTCACTTTTACTTCCTTACAGTAATTCCAATGTTTTTTTTGGTTCGTGTatttaggctgtttgagaagatTTGActcctaagcaacctgcctacaAGTACAATAAGCCAACAAAGCTACTTTACTAGATCAAAGCTGTGTGTTGTAACATCTTGATAGAGTATGGGTGAAATAGTCCTCGTGAATTTACTTTCTTTTTTGGCTTCAGATCTGATTTTTTAATAAGAACTAGGGCCCGGGAGTTTTTCCAGCTCAGGTCAAGAGGTAAAGAAAAAACTCAGGGCGCCAACATGAACTAAAATTGCCAGTTGATAGGaaggtagtgtgtataactgttCAACGTCACATGTATTGTGTATTATTTTGTTTACCTTGTCTCTGATGCCTTGTCGCATtgactccctctccacctccatcttTGCATAtttgtctttcctctcctcctcctgctgcctcAGAGCCTCTTGtctttcttcctctttcttcTCTGCATCGGGGTCGGGCTCCTCCTTGTCTCCTCCCATCATCTTGCCCACATCAGGTGGTCCTCCTGGGTAACACAGAGACAAAGGGCTTGTTCGACATTGCAGCCGACAGTGCAGCCGACCGCAGACTGACTGACAAATCACCTTGcgtcataaataactactcattattattttgtagatcagtcagtcggcatttacccacaatgcaccatGGTTTGATGCTCTCGGACACGGCCATAGACAACTGTCAGACGGGCCTGCTTACTTACTTTTAACTTAGACTGTCATATTGTAGAGTAGGCCCAAACAGACCACATTTACACACATTTTAGTCACAGACacattatccagagcaactttcaATCGACTTACAATCAGTGATGTAGTCACTTTAgagttgattttttttttttccattaCTGGGACGAGGACAAGGACGAGGACAAGGACAAGGACGTGGTCCCAGGAATAAAGGAGGTAGCACTCTTGTCATTTTTTTCCAGCACAGAATATGTAACAAGATGAACTGTTTCGGTGTTCCTCATACAATGAGAAACTATGTCGTGTTCTCCTGTCGATCCATCCATTCGTAACACAAGATTCTGTTTTTTTTCAACGCAGAGGAATGCTGAATGTCAGGGGGAAAAAATGGTATGTCACAGTCGCAAGCGTTCCGCCAAATGAGCAGAACTGGTTCAGTCCGAGGTATTGCCCGACTGTGCCTCACGACTGCATGCTTGGTcatgcgagagagggagggagagagagaaagagagagagatagagagctagaAAGAGGGAATTCCAGGAGACTGCTGTGCCCGTGGAGCGAGCTGCTAGTCTGTTTTTTTCCTTTTCTTGCTCATCAGCATAAAAAAGAACTGCAgcaaaacggagagagagagagatagagagagagggaaaagggagaCTGCTACTCCTGTAGTCGGTCGGTCAGGGCTTATAGAGCTGACTGTAAATCTACATTCTCTCTCTGAACAGATAGAATCCAGgttatatagcctggttaaaccaaactgaacaccacacactcactggGGAGCACACTCAGCAGAGTGTTCcatctggtttaaccaggctaaatCCAGTCCAGGTTAGTATCAGCAGTTTCAAACTAAACAGCTGTGCTTAGTAATAGGCAGCATCAACaaccccccctctcactctctctctctgtctgtctttttctctctgtctttctctctctctctgctgtctgtctctctctctctgtgtctgtctgtctgtctctctctctctctctctctgtctctctctctgtgtgtgtctctctctctctgtctctctcgctgtgtgtgtctgtctcactgtcagtctctctccctgtcagtctctctctctgtctgtctttctctctctctctgtctgtctggctggctggctgtctgtctctctctctctctgtctctctctgtgtgtgtctgtctcactgtcagtctctctctctgtcagtctctctctctctctctctctctctctctgtctgtctctctctgtgtgtgtctgtctcactgtcagtctctctctctctgtcagtctctgtctctctgtcagtctttctctctctgtcagtctctctgtctctctctctctgtctctctctctctgtctctctctctctctctgtgtctctctctgagttTGTATTGTGAGTTGATATGAACAGTAGTTATAAATAGCCAGCGCTGGGTCTTGGTGGCGTGTTCAGATGATGACTGCATTGTGTGTTTTCTGTTTCATTGCACATCGTGTGCTTTGAAGAGGAAGAAGTGTTTTATGTGGTCGGCACATTAGATAAAGGATTAAAGAGGGCCCTTTTTTATGAAACTGTGTAAATGTGCATCATCTCATAGACCATcctgctctccctcctccccctcctctccgtcCCCCTCCTCtttgtcctccccctcctccccccgtcATCCCACTCCTCGGCTTTTACAGTTCTACTGTCTCTACCGTTTTGACATTGCTGTGGTAGAATTCATTATTTATACATTCTGGGCTGTGCACTGGAGGAACTCAAGGTCACACACTCACTGAGGAAAATGATTTGCTTTGCtttacagagggagggagtcggGGAGATACAGGAAGCAGTGAGGGCACCCTCTCTCTGACACAATCTCACCTAAGTGTTTTCGAATAATGAGATTAGCTTTGACTTTCAGTCAATTATTGAGCTAGAAGAGCACCTGAAGATGCCTCCATTCTATTTCCTGTTGAAGAAAGAGAAATAGGCCTCCACTGCATTGTTCGTTGCCCCTCGGCTGTACAGTACCCTTCACAGGCAGGATGGATTCCCCGCAGGCTCAATAAAACTGTTGTTTTCAGATTGGCTGTTAGTCTTTCATAGTCTTGTGTGTTTCAATGTTCCTTTTTTTCCTTTCCATTCCAATGTTTCCCATTAAGCTCCACTATGGAGGTTGAGTGTTTTGGGGTTAATTTGAATGACTAGGTGTCGGTCTGAGACTGGTCTTGCTCAAGTTTAGATCCTCCTCAGATTAATCTTGAGCTGCTGCCTCGGTCATGATGACACACTGGGTCTCGGTCTGATCAGGTTTGTGCCAAGTCAGCAATGAGACACACCTTGGCCTAGATTCCATTGAGTGTATGTGCGCTATCGTAAAATAGCTTGCACTCTCTCCAACTCATACAGTTTCGTCATCCACGGCCTGTATTCACAAAATGtcccagagtaggagtgctgatctatgaTCACATCCCGTCATAGATTTTACAAAGGGTGGAAACTCTCTCCAGCCAAAATCCGAATGCAGCACACCAATCCATGACGGGAACGGTGCAAGTGCACACCGCAAGCAGCAGTAGACTGGGGATGCGTCTGAAATGGTAGCCTATAACCatatggtcctggtcaaaagcagtgtactttacgtagagaatagggtgccatttgggaaacacacTGGGTGAtggagcagtcagtcagtgtggttgaTTCTGACAGGTGTCTGTCACCAGCTACCTGGAGCGTGATTGTCAGtgtgaaatagttttttttctgtcAGGTGACATAGACATCGTGCTGGGACATATAAGAGTTCAGATATATGAAAATCAGAGATGAGATTTGTGGAtaaatgcatatatatatatatttaaaacacaATAATAATTAGTTGTTGATTTTGTTGTGTTTTTAAATGATTATTTATTGACTGGTGTATTTAATTAATTGATGTGTCTGTTGAGAAGGTTAAGTCCATTCCTTATGCTGTACTGTCATGACTGTTCCTCTGCATTCAGGCTCTGTTGTTCAAGTGGTCTAAAAGGGGCAGATTAGTTATTTGTTTAAATGTATTGGCTGACAATCAACATTATATTTGTGACAGGTATCTCAAAGTTAACTGTAAGAAAAATAAATGTAGTTAAGCCTGAATGAGTTAAATTAATACAAAAATACTAGTTTGATATTCAAATAGATAACAGGCCAGATTATATGCGTGTAAAGTAGAATAGAATAGTGCATCTACAGTCAAACACTTTAATGCTGGTATGTGAAAAGGGGCAATGCTACTGTTTGTTTAAGGATTCTTATCATGGAGACTGGAGAGAGCACGGGGCTATGCAGAAGTTGGTGGTTGGTCCTGCATTTCAATGAGAAATGTAGGCTACCTCTCGCAATCTCGACTCCCACACACCATTTCTATAGGCTGCTCAGCCAGTGCAGCAGAAGCCCCTAACAATGCGGAAGACCCCAGCAAATATGATGAAAAAGTACCacagatgtacagtattatatttcTCTACACTAGGTGTTCACTTATCAAGTTTGACCTTAACATTTTTTAATAATATAGTCCACAGCAGTTTTGTCCATACCCATCTAATGATAAAGGGACAATATTAGTTTTAATAATATGTTATGGATAT encodes the following:
- the cplx1 gene encoding Complexin-1, encoding MNFVMKAAMGGGPPDVGKMMGGDKEEPDPDAEKKEEERQEALRQQEEERKDKYAKMEVERESMRQGIRDKYGIKKREEAEAEAQAAMEQSAEGSLTRPKSSVPKGCGDDDDEEESIMDTVMKYLPGPLQDMLKK
- the cplx1 gene encoding complexin-1 isoform X1, whose translation is MMGGDKEEPDPDAEKKEEERQEALRQQEEERKDKYAKMEVERESMRQGIRDKYGIKKREEAEAEAQAAMEQSAEGSLTRPKSSVPKGCGDDDDEEESIMDTVMKYLPGPLQDMLKK